The DNA sequence AATACCGTCTGGAGGGCGTCGCATTCGACTATGCCCTGTTCATGAACCTGCAGCATGACCACTTGGATTACCACAAAACGATGGCGGCTTATTTCGAAGCCAAGGCGTTGCTGTTCGACAAGCTGAAGCCGGATGGGAAAGCGGTCGTCAATACCGATGACGCATGGGGATTGAAATTGGCACAGCGGCTGGTCGACAAGGGGATACCGGTCATCACCGTGGGCCATCAGGAAGATGCCACTTTGTCCATCAAAAAGATGACGAATCAGGAGGTCACGTTGGCTGTTTCTGATGAAATGTCGGCGTTGGATCCGCATATGCCGGGTGAACACAATCTCTATGATATTGCGATGGCAAGCGCAGTGATTCAGGATTTCGGCTATCCTTTGGCGGATGTCACGGAACAGATGAAATTCTTCGCGGGCGTGCCGGGTCGGTATGAAATCGTCCATCTGAAGAATGGGGTCCACTGTGTCGTCGATTACGCGCATACGCCGGAAGCGGTCAGTTCGATTTTGACGTCGATGCATCGGGACGGGGCGGAAAGGATCACGCACATCTTCGGCTTCCGGGGAAACCGGGATGTGTCGAAGCGGGATGAAATGATCGAGGCTTCGGTTGCGCAGAGTGAGCGTGTGATCTTGACTACGGACGATCTGAACAGCATTCCGGAAGAAACGATGAGGCAGGAATATGCCGATTATCAGCAAAAATTTGCCGGGATGCATAAAATCGATGTCATGATGGACAGGACCTTGGCGATCCAACGGGCAGTGAATGAGGCTCGGGAAGGCGATTGGATCCTCTTGTCCGGCAAAGGCCATGAGAAGTACAAGAGCGCCTATGCCTTACCGACTGCCTCCGACAAGGAAACGGTGTTGCACCTGAAAAGTTCAGAAAAACAATAATGGCAATAAGCTGTGAAGCACTTTGGTAACGAGTGTTTTGCGGTTTTTTGTTTTGTCTGGGTGTTCGGTCTTTCCTAGGACTTGCTTGATTCGTAGGTAGGATGCGATGGGTTGACCGTACTGGACGGAATCGATATAGTAGTGGAAAAAGGGCAAGTCTCCGGAGACGTTTTCCGGTGGGCAGCTGCAACAGGACAGCGCTGAAAAAAGGGAGAATGATACCATGACTGAAACGCAAACGGACACACAAACCAAAACGGAGCTCTACGAAAAAATGGTCGCTTATCGGCGTGAACTGCACGCGCATCCGGAACTGTCGACAAAGGAATTTGCGACGACGGAGCGCATCCGCCATTGGCTGTCGGAGGAAGGGATCACCATCCTGGATTATCCGCTGGAAACCGGTCTGATTGCGGAGGTCGTGGGTGCGCTGCCGGGACCGACCATCGCGCTGCGTGCGGATATCGACGCTTTGCCGGTCAAGGAAGCGACAGGGCTGCCGTTCGCTTCCGAAACAGAAGGACTCATGCATGCCTGCGGTCATGATTATCATACGGCTTCCATGATCGGGGCGGCGATCCTGCTTCAGGGGAAAAAAGCATCATTGAAAGGCACGGTCCGATTCATTTTCCAACCAGCCGAAGAGATTGCGCAAGGGGCGAAGTGGGTCGAGGAAGCCGGCGCTTTGGAGGGCGTTTCCGCCATTTTCGGGATGCACAACAAGCCGGATCTTCCGGTCGGCACGATCGGCATCCGTGAAGGCGGATTGATGGCCAGCGCGGATCGTTTTGAATTGGAAATCCATGGCGTCGGCGGACATGCCGGCATTCCGGACTCGACCATCGATCCGATCGTCATCGCAAGCCAAGTCATCACCGGCTTGCAGACGATCATCAGCCGCAATACGAGTCCTTTCCACAACGCCGTCATCAGCGTCACCCAGATCCACGGCGGCAACTCCTGGAACGTCATTCCCGAAAAGGTCTATTTGGAAGGGACCGTCCGCGCTTTCCAAAAGGAAGACCGCGAGAAGATTCCGGCCTTGATGCGCCGGGCAGCGGAAGGGATCGCGTCGGGTTTCGGCGCAATAGCCGATTTCCGCTGGCACCCTTATGTTTCGATCGTTGACAATGATGTCCGCTTCAAGGCAATCTTGGCGGAAACGGCTGAAGAGCAA is a window from the uncultured Trichococcus sp. genome containing:
- a CDS encoding UDP-N-acetylmuramoyl-L-alanyl-D-glutamate--2,6-diaminopimelate ligase gives rise to the protein MKLKEMLSDYQLGEQPKWDGEQIITGITDSSRDITEGMVFVAIAGFEQDGHDYIPHAIAQGAALIVGEHDCPEALPVPYLKVANSRQALGQLADKFYKHPSGRKRVIGITGTNGKTTTAFFLKHLLEQQGFAVSMIGTIHNEINGIQYPTPNTTPNAEKVHELIAASNDDFVVIEVSSHGLAQYRLEGVAFDYALFMNLQHDHLDYHKTMAAYFEAKALLFDKLKPDGKAVVNTDDAWGLKLAQRLVDKGIPVITVGHQEDATLSIKKMTNQEVTLAVSDEMSALDPHMPGEHNLYDIAMASAVIQDFGYPLADVTEQMKFFAGVPGRYEIVHLKNGVHCVVDYAHTPEAVSSILTSMHRDGAERITHIFGFRGNRDVSKRDEMIEASVAQSERVILTTDDLNSIPEETMRQEYADYQQKFAGMHKIDVMMDRTLAIQRAVNEAREGDWILLSGKGHEKYKSAYALPTASDKETVLHLKSSEKQ
- a CDS encoding amidohydrolase; the encoded protein is MTETQTDTQTKTELYEKMVAYRRELHAHPELSTKEFATTERIRHWLSEEGITILDYPLETGLIAEVVGALPGPTIALRADIDALPVKEATGLPFASETEGLMHACGHDYHTASMIGAAILLQGKKASLKGTVRFIFQPAEEIAQGAKWVEEAGALEGVSAIFGMHNKPDLPVGTIGIREGGLMASADRFELEIHGVGGHAGIPDSTIDPIVIASQVITGLQTIISRNTSPFHNAVISVTQIHGGNSWNVIPEKVYLEGTVRAFQKEDREKIPALMRRAAEGIASGFGAIADFRWHPYVSIVDNDVRFKAILAETAEEQGYRFVEPKPVAGGEDFAHYQTLIPGFFVFMGVEGTREWHHPEFNLKEEALAVAADYFSALAIKVLDRWEA